From a single Kitasatospora sp. NBC_00458 genomic region:
- a CDS encoding ATP-grasp domain-containing protein, with amino-acid sequence MNATPTNHPAPAHGPGPGPGPAEDAGPLRRMCWIFPDRESSRMSATWHHFFWDLYAEIAGELGLTWCRHSPDAVTVDATDPARPLVYVDEELVTPQDTLFITALYSLPYQSMDVFNQYALYTVLEQAGFYLPFPPQISLIGNDKLATVLYLADSPVPPIPSVRIGTGRDISKHQYEVALGGLTYPAIVKPSGWCGGGGINLARGPEDIRGLASLAQGGDTTLVAQPYLGDGTVDYRVYVVDGEPYAVMKRIPEAGSPVANASRGGAMEFPSVPEELVAATAYFAEKLRIPFFCVDFLYDGERYWFSELEPDGVIAPDWSDPDRTLQRDVTRARFTAYRDAHAKWLADAGASAAPTARAPIAPAAGATTAPTAPTAPTTTPRTDPR; translated from the coding sequence GTGAACGCCACCCCGACGAACCACCCCGCCCCGGCGCACGGCCCCGGCCCCGGCCCCGGCCCGGCGGAGGACGCCGGCCCGCTGCGCCGGATGTGCTGGATCTTCCCCGACCGCGAGTCGAGCCGGATGTCCGCGACCTGGCACCACTTCTTCTGGGACCTCTACGCGGAGATCGCCGGGGAGCTGGGCCTCACCTGGTGCCGGCACTCCCCCGACGCGGTGACCGTGGACGCCACCGACCCGGCCCGGCCGCTGGTGTACGTGGACGAGGAGCTCGTGACGCCGCAGGACACGCTCTTCATCACCGCGCTCTACTCGCTGCCGTACCAGTCGATGGACGTCTTCAACCAGTACGCGCTGTACACCGTCCTCGAACAGGCCGGCTTCTACCTGCCGTTCCCGCCGCAGATCTCGCTGATCGGCAACGACAAGCTCGCCACCGTCCTGTACCTCGCCGACTCCCCGGTGCCGCCGATCCCGTCGGTGCGGATCGGTACCGGCCGGGACATCAGCAAGCACCAGTACGAGGTGGCGCTCGGCGGCCTGACCTACCCGGCCATCGTCAAGCCGTCCGGCTGGTGCGGCGGCGGCGGGATCAACCTGGCCCGGGGACCGGAGGACATCCGGGGCCTGGCCAGCCTCGCCCAGGGCGGCGACACCACGCTCGTCGCCCAGCCGTACCTCGGGGACGGCACCGTCGACTACCGGGTCTACGTGGTCGACGGCGAGCCGTACGCGGTGATGAAGCGGATCCCGGAGGCCGGCTCGCCGGTGGCCAACGCGAGCCGGGGCGGGGCGATGGAGTTCCCGTCCGTGCCGGAGGAACTCGTCGCCGCCACCGCGTACTTCGCCGAGAAGCTGCGGATCCCGTTCTTCTGCGTCGACTTCCTGTACGACGGCGAGCGGTACTGGTTCTCCGAGCTGGAGCCGGACGGGGTGATCGCCCCGGACTGGTCCGACCCGGACCGCACCCTGCAGCGCGACGTCACCCGTGCCCGGTTCACCGCCTACCGCGACGCGCACGCCAAGTGGCTCGCCGACGCCGGGGCTTCGGCGGCCCCGACGGCCCGGGCGCCGATCGCCCCGGCGGCCGGCGCCACGACCGCACCGACCGCACCGACCGCACCGACCACCACCCCCCGAACGGACCCCCGATGA
- a CDS encoding phenylacetate--CoA ligase family protein gives MTDAFSLPPEAAEPLLHVAGRTLDRLRTVPGLAARYADHDGTVRTLDGLAALPPLVKDDLNTALAHLEPRSESGATWLFQSGGSTGAPKVGYAPTGFYMAGVHAHWQPLDREDVFVNAWGAGRMWGAHFLAAGLADLSGCRIIALGSVTREEYPDWLAFLADRRVTAIGGTPSVLRLWFAHARAAGIKLPALRKVLWLGEAWQPQLEEDMADVAPDARRWGMFGSTETWVVGTNTPDCPADTFHPLPSQLVHAGPDGLLDFTTLDPEMLNPVLRYRTGDAGGLTVCPCGRPGRAMQVLGRRDSVVQVRGLGLHVDELVARVEREPGVSRAQVVITENGGRATGVDVLLLTGPDTAVDAEGLRAELLAATFTLSTAFQHDPENFRVRPVDELVSNDRTGKTAAFAVREAS, from the coding sequence ATGACCGACGCGTTCTCCCTCCCGCCCGAAGCGGCCGAACCGCTGCTGCACGTCGCCGGCCGCACCCTCGACCGGCTGCGGACCGTGCCCGGGCTGGCCGCGCGCTACGCGGACCACGACGGCACCGTCCGCACCCTGGACGGGCTGGCCGCGCTGCCGCCGCTGGTCAAGGACGACCTGAACACCGCCCTCGCCCACCTGGAGCCGCGCTCGGAGTCGGGCGCCACCTGGCTGTTCCAGAGCGGCGGCTCCACCGGCGCCCCCAAGGTCGGCTACGCGCCGACCGGCTTCTACATGGCGGGCGTCCACGCGCACTGGCAGCCGCTCGACCGCGAGGACGTGTTCGTCAACGCCTGGGGCGCCGGGCGGATGTGGGGCGCGCACTTCCTGGCCGCCGGGCTCGCCGACCTGTCCGGCTGCCGGATCATCGCGCTCGGCTCGGTCACCCGGGAGGAGTACCCGGACTGGCTGGCCTTCCTCGCCGACCGCCGGGTGACCGCGATCGGCGGCACCCCGAGCGTGCTGCGGCTCTGGTTCGCGCACGCCCGCGCCGCCGGGATCAAGCTGCCCGCCCTGCGCAAGGTGCTCTGGCTGGGCGAGGCCTGGCAGCCGCAGCTGGAGGAGGACATGGCGGACGTCGCGCCGGACGCCCGCCGCTGGGGCATGTTCGGCTCCACCGAGACCTGGGTGGTCGGCACCAACACCCCGGACTGCCCGGCCGACACCTTCCACCCGCTGCCCTCCCAGCTGGTGCACGCCGGGCCGGACGGACTGCTGGACTTCACCACGCTCGACCCGGAGATGCTCAACCCGGTGCTGCGCTACCGCACGGGTGACGCGGGCGGGTTGACGGTCTGCCCGTGCGGCCGGCCGGGCCGGGCGATGCAGGTGCTGGGGCGGCGGGACAGCGTGGTCCAGGTGCGCGGCCTCGGCCTGCACGTGGACGAGCTGGTCGCCCGGGTGGAACGGGAACCGGGCGTCTCCCGGGCGCAGGTCGTGATCACCGAGAACGGCGGGCGCGCCACCGGGGTGGACGTCCTGCTGCTGACCGGTCCGGACACGGCGGTCGACGCCGAGGGGCTGCGCGCCGAGCTGCTCGCCGCGACCTTCACCCTGAGCACCGCGTTCCAGCACGACCCGGAGAACTTCCGGGTCCGGCCGGTCGACGAGCTGGTCAGCAACGACCGCACCGGCAAGACGGCCGCCTTCGCCGTCCGGGAGGCCTCGTGA
- a CDS encoding MFS transporter translates to MSPRPAGLGGLRKPSDLGRGFNLFWTGQTVSVVGDRITVFVVPTLMIFVLHASPLQVGVVAMAQYLGIPLLGPIAGVLVDRWDNRLTMLVCDLVRLAAVLVIPVAYWLDFLSTPLLFCCVAAISGATIFFNVGYLIAVPAVVEKDQMVRAYSRLEGSNSVSEVAGPSIAAGLYSALGVAALVVDAASYLVSAACFRSMRPWGERNVVEGTVWERLTAGFRLNWADPVLRRVVLSGVTLNSGGPVFVTVLPVLAYRGLDVSVGVLGAAMSVGAVGALAGAVVAPRISERLGLGRALAWSLLLHCLVGLGVLAAPALPAGPVIAVTMGCYGFFMSGINVCSAPTRQARMSAENQGVMHAAFRTVTWGVIPLAALAGGLSVSALTDRLGILDAARWTMVGGTLLAACSFLPALGIQPLLDAAARERKQAEDAAPELTESAP, encoded by the coding sequence GTGAGCCCGCGGCCGGCGGGCCTCGGGGGCCTGCGGAAGCCGTCCGACCTCGGGCGCGGCTTCAACCTGTTCTGGACCGGGCAGACGGTCAGCGTGGTCGGCGACCGGATCACCGTCTTCGTCGTGCCCACCCTGATGATCTTCGTGCTGCACGCCTCCCCGCTCCAGGTCGGCGTGGTGGCGATGGCCCAGTACCTGGGCATCCCGCTGCTCGGGCCGATCGCCGGGGTGCTGGTCGACCGGTGGGACAACCGCCTCACCATGCTCGTCTGCGACCTGGTCCGGCTGGCGGCGGTCCTGGTCATCCCGGTCGCGTACTGGCTGGACTTCCTCTCCACGCCGCTGCTGTTCTGCTGCGTGGCGGCGATCAGCGGCGCGACCATCTTCTTCAACGTCGGCTACCTGATCGCCGTGCCGGCCGTGGTGGAGAAGGACCAGATGGTCCGCGCCTACTCGCGGCTGGAGGGCAGCAACTCGGTCTCCGAGGTGGCCGGGCCGTCGATCGCGGCCGGCCTGTACAGCGCGCTCGGCGTGGCCGCCCTGGTGGTCGACGCGGCCAGCTACCTGGTCTCCGCGGCCTGCTTCCGGTCCATGCGGCCCTGGGGCGAGCGGAACGTCGTCGAGGGCACGGTCTGGGAGCGGCTGACGGCCGGCTTCCGGCTGAACTGGGCGGACCCGGTGCTGCGGCGGGTGGTGCTGTCGGGCGTCACGCTGAACTCGGGCGGTCCGGTCTTCGTCACCGTGCTGCCCGTCCTCGCCTACCGGGGGCTGGACGTGTCGGTCGGCGTCCTCGGCGCCGCCATGTCGGTCGGGGCGGTCGGCGCACTGGCCGGCGCCGTGGTCGCCCCGCGGATCAGCGAGCGCCTGGGCCTGGGCCGCGCCCTCGCCTGGTCGCTGCTGCTGCACTGCCTGGTCGGGCTCGGCGTGCTGGCCGCGCCCGCGCTGCCGGCCGGCCCGGTGATCGCCGTGACGATGGGCTGCTACGGCTTCTTCATGTCCGGCATCAACGTGTGCAGCGCGCCGACCCGGCAGGCCCGGATGTCCGCCGAGAACCAGGGCGTGATGCACGCGGCGTTCCGGACCGTCACCTGGGGCGTGATCCCGCTGGCCGCGCTGGCCGGCGGCCTGTCCGTGTCCGCGCTGACCGACCGGCTGGGCATCCTGGACGCGGCCCGCTGGACGATGGTCGGCGGCACCCTGCTCGCCGCCTGCTCCTTCCTGCCCGCGCTCGGGATCCAGCCGCTGCTGGACGCCGCCGCCCGGGAGCGGAAGCAGGCCGAGGACGCCGCACCGGAGCTGACGGAGAGCGCGCCGTGA
- a CDS encoding SDR family NAD(P)-dependent oxidoreductase, translating into MSGPVVLITGTSSGIGLATAVAAARAGYRTVATLRDPDRAGELAEAAGKAGVTLDVRRLDVTDAGSVADCLDGVTAAYGRLDALVNNAGVSNSDPTLEMSTTAALRANLEVNFFGVVEVSRAAMPLLRASGGRLVTVGSVHGVVGQPFNEAYCAAKFAVEGFMESLAPVAEAHGVRVSVVVPGFVPDTRFGIFPDIDRRTLQAASGPYAATFGDYLDWVGGQGWEAAGQPAREVADVVVRTLRAERPAFRVPTNAWAAEYLEQKLADRDGSAVQTLARTWIGRPGTG; encoded by the coding sequence GTGAGCGGGCCGGTGGTGCTGATCACCGGCACCTCCTCGGGCATCGGCCTGGCCACCGCCGTCGCGGCGGCCCGCGCCGGGTACCGGACGGTCGCCACCCTGCGCGACCCGGACCGCGCCGGGGAGCTGGCCGAGGCGGCCGGGAAGGCGGGCGTCACCCTGGACGTCCGCCGCCTCGACGTCACCGACGCCGGCTCCGTGGCCGACTGCCTCGACGGCGTCACCGCGGCGTACGGGCGGCTGGACGCGCTGGTCAACAACGCCGGGGTCTCCAACTCCGACCCGACCCTGGAGATGTCCACCACGGCGGCGCTGCGGGCCAACCTGGAGGTGAACTTCTTCGGCGTCGTCGAGGTGAGCCGGGCCGCGATGCCGCTGCTGCGGGCCTCCGGCGGCCGGCTGGTCACCGTCGGCAGCGTGCACGGCGTGGTCGGCCAGCCGTTCAACGAGGCCTACTGCGCGGCGAAGTTCGCCGTCGAGGGGTTCATGGAGAGCCTGGCACCGGTCGCGGAGGCGCACGGCGTGCGGGTCTCGGTCGTCGTCCCCGGCTTCGTGCCGGACACCCGGTTCGGGATCTTCCCGGACATCGACCGCCGCACCCTCCAGGCCGCCTCCGGCCCGTACGCGGCCACCTTCGGCGACTACCTCGACTGGGTCGGCGGCCAGGGCTGGGAGGCCGCCGGGCAGCCGGCCCGGGAGGTCGCCGACGTGGTCGTGCGGACCCTGCGCGCCGAACGCCCCGCCTTCCGGGTGCCCACCAACGCCTGGGCCGCCGAGTACCTGGAGCAGAAGCTCGCCGACCGGGACGGCTCCGCCGTCCAGACCCTCGCCCGCACCTGGATCGGCCGGCCCGGGACCGGCTGA
- a CDS encoding phenylacetate--CoA ligase family protein, translating to MPAKPLPELVDFARRNSPFYAELYRDLPERIDHLTQLPVIEQTAFWAANSWPENRLLTGPLLDGGVYKTGGTTGVPKFSPWSRTEHADSVTAFGAGLVQAGLKPGHRVANLFWAGELYGGFLYIENALHHAPVDNVRLPVGAAPDAYIADLIEDFGVDVLAGEPMKLSSVAEYLVKNGRTAERIELLLFGGDLLFADLRPLLSRAFPKAAVASIGYASVDAGLVGAPVPGDDVRVHEAFPNRTVVELVDDVTGEPITAAGVPGRVVVTNLFRTLMPILRYPTGDRAEWVDPGRGRFRLVGRSVEGARIGTVAMPTEEIRAVLVAADPDRLISGIQLVQRRWDGKDGLVLRLGYTEEPPPAGLSEQLVEAVYAARPLYPHDVADGAIHHLTVEWVPRAELVTNPRTGKLQQVVDERPPA from the coding sequence GTGCCCGCCAAACCGCTGCCCGAGCTGGTCGACTTCGCCCGGAGGAACTCCCCCTTCTACGCGGAGCTGTACCGCGACCTGCCCGAGCGCATCGACCACCTCACCCAGCTGCCCGTCATCGAGCAGACCGCCTTCTGGGCCGCCAACTCCTGGCCGGAGAACCGCCTGCTGACCGGGCCGCTGCTCGACGGGGGCGTCTACAAGACCGGCGGCACCACCGGCGTCCCCAAGTTCTCGCCCTGGTCGCGCACCGAGCACGCCGACTCGGTCACCGCCTTCGGCGCGGGCCTGGTCCAGGCCGGCCTCAAGCCGGGGCACCGGGTCGCCAACCTGTTCTGGGCCGGCGAGCTGTACGGCGGCTTCCTCTACATCGAGAACGCCCTGCACCACGCGCCGGTCGACAACGTCCGGCTGCCGGTCGGCGCCGCGCCCGACGCGTACATCGCCGACCTGATCGAGGACTTCGGCGTCGACGTGCTGGCCGGCGAGCCGATGAAGCTCAGCTCGGTCGCCGAGTACCTGGTCAAGAACGGGAGGACCGCCGAGCGGATCGAACTGCTGCTGTTCGGCGGGGACCTGCTCTTCGCCGACCTGCGGCCGCTCCTCTCCCGGGCGTTCCCCAAGGCGGCCGTCGCCTCGATCGGCTACGCCTCGGTGGACGCCGGGCTGGTCGGCGCGCCGGTGCCGGGCGACGACGTCCGGGTGCACGAGGCCTTCCCGAACCGCACCGTGGTGGAGCTGGTCGACGACGTGACCGGCGAGCCGATCACCGCCGCCGGGGTGCCCGGCCGGGTGGTGGTCACCAACCTGTTCCGCACCCTGATGCCGATCCTGCGCTACCCGACCGGCGACCGCGCCGAGTGGGTCGACCCCGGGCGCGGCCGCTTCCGGCTGGTCGGCCGGTCCGTCGAGGGCGCCCGGATCGGCACCGTCGCGATGCCGACCGAGGAGATCCGCGCGGTGCTGGTGGCCGCCGACCCGGACCGGCTCATCTCCGGCATCCAGCTGGTGCAGCGCCGCTGGGACGGCAAGGACGGCCTGGTCCTCCGGCTCGGCTACACCGAGGAGCCGCCCCCGGCCGGGCTGAGCGAGCAGCTGGTCGAGGCGGTGTACGCGGCCCGTCCGCTCTACCCGCACGACGTGGCGGACGGCGCGATCCACCACCTGACCGTCGAGTGGGTGCCGCGCGCCGAGTTGGTCACCAACCCCCGCACCGGCAAGCTCCAGCAGGTGGTGGACGAGCGCCCGCCGGCCTGA
- the paaI gene encoding hydroxyphenylacetyl-CoA thioesterase PaaI: protein MAALYERDLACRGLGIALDEVATGRALMRMRVAPSMVNGHGIAHGGYLFLLADAAFSYACNSYGPVTVAQAAQVTFLAPAAVGDELVAEAVERARSGRTGVYDVTVRNGAGTVIAEFRGQSVMLAGKPHTT from the coding sequence ATGGCCGCCCTGTACGAGCGCGACCTGGCCTGTCGCGGCCTGGGCATCGCGCTCGACGAGGTGGCCACCGGGCGGGCGCTGATGCGGATGCGGGTGGCGCCGTCGATGGTGAACGGGCACGGGATCGCCCACGGCGGCTACCTGTTCCTGCTCGCCGACGCGGCGTTCTCCTACGCGTGCAACAGCTACGGCCCGGTGACGGTGGCGCAGGCCGCGCAGGTCACCTTCCTGGCTCCGGCGGCGGTCGGGGACGAGCTGGTCGCCGAGGCGGTGGAGCGGGCGCGGTCGGGGCGCACCGGCGTCTACGACGTGACGGTCCGGAACGGGGCCGGGACGGTGATCGCGGAGTTCCGCGGCCAGAGCGTGATGCTGGCCGGGAAGCCGCACACAACCTGA
- a CDS encoding WGR domain-containing protein: protein MPATAADQTTYLELSEDSGSAHKFYEVRVAGVEVTVTYGRIGDGGQTKTTAYPSPEKAAAAAAKKIGEKVRKGYAPAVRGVRQRREVTRRAIVSSRSTASQAPVLWRFSSGAAAFGVFVGEEHAWVGNERGDVYTLTHDGRVTGRYGLPDGVKCIVADDWWIYAGCDDGKVYDLGGKVPRVAYEIAEDVDIYWLDIHDGVLGVADARGGITTVDHEDEFQWRRKAEGTDGWMVRCDADGVYHGHSRGVARYAARGGEPVWHTRTDGAVLFGWQERDEVFAGTSRGSVHRLRKADGSEVARYRCDAAVFSCAASPDGRFVFAGDNHSSVYCFAADGTRLWKLGTGSGSAYSMQYRDGRLYLVTTDGSLVCLDASEAAVRDAEQGLLPQAAEVDGSGWTAAVAGAEIEAVVAGSAGAAGGIEVECVQDGARLRVRVVSPGFDATRRVQFPKDIRVPGARYLVAEVLESGSGSFYRARGDIKRLL from the coding sequence ATGCCGGCCACCGCCGCCGATCAGACGACGTACCTGGAGCTGTCCGAGGACAGCGGCAGCGCCCACAAGTTCTACGAGGTCCGGGTCGCCGGGGTGGAGGTGACGGTCACCTACGGGCGGATCGGCGACGGCGGCCAGACCAAGACGACGGCGTACCCGTCGCCGGAGAAGGCCGCGGCGGCGGCCGCCAAGAAGATCGGCGAGAAGGTCCGCAAGGGCTACGCCCCGGCGGTCCGGGGGGTGCGGCAGCGCCGGGAGGTGACGCGGCGGGCGATCGTCAGCAGCCGCTCGACGGCCAGCCAGGCGCCGGTGCTGTGGCGGTTCAGCTCCGGGGCGGCCGCGTTCGGCGTCTTCGTCGGCGAGGAGCACGCCTGGGTGGGCAACGAGCGCGGCGACGTCTACACGCTGACCCACGACGGGCGGGTGACCGGCCGCTACGGGCTGCCCGACGGCGTCAAGTGCATCGTCGCGGACGACTGGTGGATCTACGCGGGCTGCGACGACGGCAAGGTGTACGACCTCGGCGGCAAGGTGCCGCGGGTGGCGTACGAGATAGCCGAGGACGTCGACATCTACTGGCTGGACATCCACGACGGCGTGCTGGGCGTGGCCGACGCGCGCGGCGGCATCACCACCGTCGACCACGAGGACGAGTTCCAGTGGCGGCGCAAGGCCGAGGGCACCGACGGCTGGATGGTGCGCTGCGACGCCGACGGCGTCTACCACGGGCACTCGCGCGGGGTGGCCCGGTACGCGGCGCGCGGCGGCGAGCCGGTCTGGCACACCCGCACCGACGGCGCCGTGCTGTTCGGCTGGCAGGAGCGGGACGAGGTGTTCGCCGGGACGTCGCGCGGCTCCGTCCACCGGCTGCGCAAGGCGGACGGCTCCGAGGTGGCCCGCTACCGCTGCGACGCGGCCGTCTTCTCCTGCGCGGCCTCGCCCGACGGCCGGTTCGTCTTCGCCGGGGACAACCACTCCTCGGTGTACTGCTTCGCGGCCGACGGCACCCGGCTGTGGAAGCTGGGCACCGGCAGCGGTTCGGCGTACAGCATGCAGTACCGCGACGGCCGGCTGTACCTGGTGACCACGGACGGCTCGCTGGTCTGCCTGGACGCGAGCGAGGCGGCGGTGCGCGACGCGGAGCAGGGCCTGCTCCCGCAGGCCGCCGAGGTGGACGGCAGCGGCTGGACGGCCGCGGTGGCCGGGGCGGAGATCGAGGCGGTGGTCGCCGGTTCGGCGGGCGCGGCGGGCGGCATCGAGGTGGAGTGCGTGCAGGACGGCGCCCGGCTGCGGGTGCGGGTGGTCTCGCCGGGCTTCGACGCGACCCGCCGGGTGCAGTTCCCGAAGGACATCCGGGTGCCGGGCGCCCGCTACCTGGTGGCCGAGGTGCTGGAGTCCGGCAGCGGCTCGTTCTACCGGGCGCGCGGCGACATCAAGCGCCTGCTCTGA